GGCTCGATCTGCAGTGCGTCTTCCTTGGTCCAGTTCGGCATGATGGCGGCGAAGTCGGCGAGCGTCGGTGCGTGGTCGTGCTCATCGGCAAAGGTTTTTCCCTGCTCGATGGCGGACCGCGAGCAGGTTTCGCCGATCACAGCTTCCGCCTCATCAGCCCCGGAGCGTTCCTTGATCACATCGTAGACATGTTTGAGGATCAACGCCTCGATCCGGCGGCGTTCCAAAATCGGCAAATCTTTCAACGGTCATTCCTCCTGCTGTTACACGGTCTTAAAGTTTTGGTTCGGACCGGTCGGCGCGCTGCAACCATGCCAGATATGCCGGCGCGACCTTGCGGACAAGGTTGTGTATTGGCAATGGCTTGATCTCCGATATCGGCAGCGCCAGTTCGTTTTCGGGCGTGCCGCTGACCACCTCAGCCAGTTCACGGCCCAAGGACACGCCAAGAGCAACGCCCCTGCCGTTGCATGCGGTCCAGGCCCAGGCATCGGGCCCAAGTTTGTGAACGCGCGGGAAGCGGTCCCAGTTCATGCCGATGTAACCGCTCCACACATGGGTCATGGTCTGCGTCCCAAGATCGGGAAAGGCCTCGGCGAGATTTGCCGCGGTCTTGGCCTGGACCCGTTTTTTGGCGTTCCACTGTCCGATGACTGCGCCACCGGTGATCAGCCGGTTTCGCGCGTCATAGCGGAAGAAACGCAAATCACCTCTTGTGTCGGAGACGGCCTGCCGTCCCGGAAGCAGCACCTTGCGGTGATTGTCGCCGATGGGCTCGGTCGCCATTTGCCACGAGAGGACGGGCACAATCGACCGGGCCAGCCTTGGCGCCAGCCCCGGTGCGAGTTCTCCGACATAGGCGTTGGCTGCCAGGATGAAGGCGCGGGCCGTCACACTGCCCTGTGCAGTCAAGATCTGCCAGGAGCCTTTCTCCCGCCGCCACTCTGTCGCCGGTGTATTTTCATGGATAACGGCACCGGCGCGCTCGGCAGCGGCGGCCATTCCGCGGGCCAACGCCAGCGGATTGACGTGCCCGCCGGTCGGATTGAGCATACCGCCATACCAGAAATCCGTTCCAAGCAGTTCGCTTGCCTGTTGGCGATCAAGAAGCTCGGCGGGAAAGCCAAAACGCTGCCACGCCTCCACGCGCCGCTGGCTGAGTTTTATCCGGCCGGGAGAGTGGGCCGGCTGGAACCATCCGGTCTGTTCGGCTTCTGCCTCGATGTTTTCCCGGCGGACGAGATCAAAGAGCAGGCTGGCGCTGTTGCCGATGAGACGGGCAAAACGCTCGCCCGCATCACCATAACGCTGGACGAGGGCATCGGGTTCGGCTGCAGTAAGGGTCGGGATAACCTGACCGTTGTTGCGGCCCGATGCGCCCCAACCGACCGATTTTGCCTCCAGAACCGTAACGCTGATACCCTTATGGGCCAGATGAAGCGCGGTGGACAGACCTGAAAACCCGCCGCCGATGATGACGACATCCGTCTCGATATCGCCGGACAAGGCGGGTGCCGCGCTGCGGGCGGGCGCGGTCTGCGCCCAAATCGACGGGGGAATGTCCGCGCTGCCGGTCAAGCTGCACCATGCACGGCTTCAAAGGGCGCGTCATCCGGCATCCAGAACCAGCGCAATGCCTGAGCCTCGCTGTCGAGCGGCTCAGACGCGATAATGGCCTGATCGCGGCCCCGCTCCGCGAGCGCCCTGGCCTCCGCCATACACTCATCGAATGTGGGAACGGGCGCCGGCGCCGCGGGGCCGGTTTGCGTCCAAAGTTCGGAGATGGACGACAAGTTTTCCGGAGCTCTCATATTGGCCCGCCAGACACCGGTTTTGACATCAAGCCGGTATAGGGAAAGCAGAGACAGACCATTCTCAGCGATGAACCGGATGGCTTCGGCGATCTGGTCGACCATCTCTTCCGTGAAAAAATAATTTACCCCAAGCCGGGCCCATCCCGGCCGGAACGCCTGCAATCCGCGCTTGACGGCATGTTCATGCCGTGCCGCCTGCATCCCGTCGAGGACAAGCAGCGTATGCGCATAGGGGCCGGCGCAGGAACAGCCGCCGCGTGCCTGAATACCGAAGAGATCATTCAGCAGGGCGACGACATAGTTATGATGCAGCCATTGTCCCCGCTGCGAGATATTGAACGAGAATATGCCGATCCGGGGCACTTGCGAGGGGCCAAGGACATGGACGCCGTCGATGCCGCGCAGCGCCACATCCAGACGGTCCGCAAGCTGGCCCTCGCGCTCGGCGATCGCTTCGGCGCCAAGTTCCGTCTTCAAGGCCATCACGAGGCCTGCGCGAATATCCTCGATGATACCGGGAGTGCCGGCTTCTTCCCGTCGCTGCGGGTCGGTCACGTAGCTGAGATCGTCCGCGGTCACGTAGGAAACCGTGCCGCCGCCAACGACCGTCGGTCGCGGCGTTCCAAAAAGGTGCTTGTCCGCAACCAGAATACCGGATGCACTCGGACCGCCGGGAAATTTGTGAGGTGAGAGGAAACCGGCGTCGACCCGGTCGGCGGCGCCCGGTTGGCTCTCACGCATATCGACCGGCAGATAGGGTCCGGCAGCGGCGAAATCACAGATGAAAATCCCGCCATGGGCATGCATGGTTTGCGCCAGCGCCCGAATGTCGGACTTGACGCCGGTTACGTTCGATGCCGCCGAGAAGGTGCCGATTTTCGGTTCTGCTTCGGCATTCTCCTGAAGTGCTTCCTTCAGCGCCGACAAGCAGATCATGCCATCGGCATCCAGCGGAATACGAACGACTTTCGCTCCGCACTCGCGCCACGGCAAATCGTTGGAATGGTGTTCATACGGCCCGACAAAGACGACGCCCTTTGTCAGGTCATAGTTCAGAGCCAGCGCCCGAACCAGCTTGTCAGACGCGGCTGTGGAGCCGGAACCGGCGAAGATCACCGCATGGTTTTCATCTGCCCCCATTGCCTCGCCGACTGCCTTACGGGCGAGCTCGCGCAGCTGTGTTGTATGTCGTCCGGTATAGGATGTCTCGGTGTGCGTGTTGCCGTAATAGGGCAATACGCGGGTGCGGATGGCATCCTCGATGAACCTCAGGGAACGTCCCGACGCGACATAATCGGCGTAAATCAGGGCGCGTGGTCCGAAAGGACCGGGAATCATGGCCCCTTCCCCGACCAGAGCCTGATGAATATCGTCGAACGTCATGGTGCCCATCTCATTCTTTCCGGTTCATGCGGCGTCGCCTTGAATGACAGGGGGTGTCCAATCCCGGCCGGGGATCGAGGCAAGCAGCTTGCGCGTGTACGCGCTTTGCGGATCGGCGAAGACGTTGGCCGTAACGCCGGCTTCAACGATTTCACCATGCTGCATGACAATGATCCGGTCGCACAATTGCGCCGCCACCCGCAAATCATGGGTGACAAACAGCAGCGAAAGGGACAACCGGTTGCGCAGATCGGCAAGCAACTTCAGAACCTGCGCCTGAACGGAGACGTCCAGCGCGGACACAGGTTCGTCGGCGACAATCACCTTCGGATCCATCGCCAGGGCCCGGGCAATGCCGATACGCTGGCGCTGACCGCCGGAGAACTCGTGCGGGAACCGATCGGCGGCAGCAGGGGACAATTCGACCATCTCAAGCAGTTCACGCGCCCTTTCGCGCGCTTGTGCGGCGGGTGTGCCGTGGACGACCGGTCCCTGAGCAATGATGTCGACAACCCGCTTGCGCGGATTGAGCGAGGCCATCGGATCCTGAAACACCATCTGGATATCGCGGCGCATGTCGCGCAGCTCGCGATGCGAGGCTGCCAGAAGGTCGCGGCCGTTCACTTCCACCGCGCCGCTATTGGCCTCAAGCAGGCGTGTGACGATGCGCGACACGGTGGTCTTGCCGGAGCCGCTTTCCCCGACCACGCCAAGTGTCTCGCCCTTGTGCAAGTCAAAAGACAAGTCCTTGACGGCAATGGTTGCCTTGCGCCGGCCGGACAGCAAACCGCCGCGCGCCGCAAAGGTCTTGTTGAGGCTTTCGCCGCGCAACACGACCGGCGCATCCAGCGTGTTCTTCGGCTCAGGCGGCGTCAAATCCGGGACCGCGGCGATCAGCGCCTGTGTGTAGGGATGGCTCGGTCTGTTAAGCACCTCATCGGCCGGGCCCTGCTCGACCATCTCGCCCTGGCGCAGCACCGCAACCCTGTCGGCGATCTCGGCCACAACACCGAAATCGTGGGTGATGAAAAGGACCCCGGACCCCTGATCCTCCTGCAGCTCTCGGATCAGCTTGAGGATCTGCAACTGGGTGGTGACATCAAGCGCCGTTGTCGGCTCGTCGGCAATGATCAGCCGCGGCGACAGGACAAGCGACATGGCAATCATCACACGCTGCCGCTGACCGCCGGAGATCTGATGCGGATAGGCGTTGTAGGCGGATGCCGGATCAGGAATATGGACCTTTTCCAGCATTTCCAGCGCCCGCGCCTTGCGCTGCTTGCGGCCGTCACCGGTGTGCAGGCGCAGCACCTCGTCGATCTGCCACCCAACCGTCTTTTGAGGATTGAGAGCCGTCATGGGCTCCTGGAAAATCATCGCGATGCGGTCACCGCGCATGGCTTTCATCTCTGCCTCGCTCAGAGCGTAGAGATCCTGGCCTTCAAACAGGACCTTGCCGCCGGCGACATGCACATGGGGCTCCGGCAAAAGGCGCATGACCGCGCCCGCAGACAAGGACTTGCCCGAACCGCTTTCACCGACAAGGCAGACGATTTCGCCAGCATTGATCGTCAGATCCAGCCCCTCGAGCGCGAAGGGCCGGTCCGCGCCCTCAGGCAGCGCTATCTTCAAGCCCTGAAGCTCCAGAACCGGTGCGTTGCTGGTCATTGCTTCTTCTGCCTCGGGTTAAGCGCGTCGTTGAGACCTTCGCCGAGCAGGGAGAACGACAGAACCGTGAACACGATGGCAAGGCCGGGGATTACCGCACAATAGGCGGCGGTGCGCAGAACGCTTCGCCCCTGTCCGATCATGTTGCCCCAACTCGCGTAGTTCGGATCACCCAGCCCGAGGAAGGCGAGCGCGCTCTCCAACAGGATCGACAGCGCCATGATGACGGATGCATAGACGATGATCGGTGGCAGCGCGTTGGGCAGGATTTCCTTGAAGATGATCGCGCTGTTCGACACGCCGAGATTGCGGGCCGCATCAACAAACTCCCGCCCGCGCAAGGACATGAACTCGGCGCGCACCATGCGTGCGGGAGCCGTCCAGGACACGATGCCGATTGCCAGGATGATGTACTCGATGGATGAACCGAGGATCGCCACCAGCGTCAGTAACAGCACAAAATTCGGCACGGTCTGAAAGGCTTCGGTGATGCGCATCAGCACATCGTCGATCCAGCCGCCGAAATAGCCTGATAGCGCGCCGATAACGACACCGATCCCGATCGACAGGAGCGTGGCGACCACACCGATCATGAGGGAAATGCGGGCACCGTGAAAGATGCCTGCGAGAATATCGCGGCCGAGCTGATCCGTGCCGAGCGGCGTCAGCCAGTTCTGGAACGGCGGGGTCAGCGGGTCCCCGGCGCGGCGCAGCGGGTCATCCGGCTCCACAAGCCCGGCTGTCAGCGCCATCAGCACAACAAGGATGAACAGGATGAGGCCGAGCAGCGCCGTGCGGCTGCGTTTGAAGCGGCGCCAGAAGACCAGAAATCTGGCAGGCTCCTTCGCGGGAACCGTATCTGAGCTCAAGAGGGTCATGCCAGCTCAATCCTCGAATCGAGCCTGGCGTAGAGAAGATCGGTGAAGAAGTTGACCAGCACCACGATGATCGAGCTCAGAAAGATGATCCCCATCAGCGTGTTCATGTCGCGCTGCACGACCGATTGATAGGCAAGCTGGCCAAGACCCGGCAGGCTGAAAATCGTCTCGACGATCACCGAGCCGCCCAAAACGGCTGAAAACTGGACACCGAGCAGGGTAACGACCGGCAGCAGGGCGTTGCGTATGATGTGATGGAACATCAGGCGTGCGCCATCCGCACCCTTGGCCCGGGCTGTGCGTACATAGTCGAGATCGCTGATTTCGAGCACCGACGCCCGCATCAGCCGAAGATAGAATGACAGATAGATCAGTGACAGCGCGGCAATGGGCATGACCAGATGTTTGGCGACATCGAGCACATAGTCCCAGCCGGTATAAAAGCCGCCGATGGTCTTGATCCCGGCGACCGGCAGCCAACCCAATTTAACCGAGAAGAGGACGATCATCATCAGGCTGAGGAAGAAACTCGGAGTCGCGTAGAAGATCAGACCGAGCGTCGAGATGACGTTGTCGGTGAGGGAGTTGACGCGCCACGCGGCCAGTGCACCAAGCGCGATGCCGATGGTGAAGGCAAAAAACAGCGAACCACTCATCAGCGTCATCGTAACCCACAGCCGGTCCATCAGGACCGTGGAAACAGGCTGCTCATAGACGAAGGACCAACCGAAATCGAACTGCGCCAGTTTTGCCATATAGGTCCACAACTGGACCCAGACGGGCTTGTCGAGCCCGTACTCGATGCGAAGGTTTTCAATGAATTTTGCGTCGGCACCACCCATGTCCCCGACAAGGGCATCGACCGTATCCCCGGGTGCCAGCTTCACCAGCAGGAAGGTCCCGATCATGATCAATATGATGACCGGAACAGCTTGAAGGAGCCGCCTTAGGGCATAGGCCAGAATTGGAGGAACCTGAAACGACATTGGCAACCGCACCCGAATTCATAGTGCAATCGGGCCCGGCACTGCCGGGCCCGATTAGAACCGTGACTATTCGTCAAGCCACAGATCATACCAGCTGGAGGAGTTCCAGCGCGGTGTGTTGTGGTGGTTTTTCAGCTTTTTGCTGGTGACCGAGATGAACGGATGCTCGATCGCAAAGAGCACCGGCAACTCTGCCATGGCCTTGGCCTGTATCGCGTGATACATGGCCGCGCGCTTTTCCGGGTCCAGTTCCGAAGCTGCATCATCGATCATCTTGTCCATTTCATCGGACTGCCAGCCGAACTGATTGGTCCATGGCGTGCCGACCGGCGCCCCCGAGCGAAGCCAGACCATCGTTGAAACGGCCGGGTCCGAGCGGAACTGGTGCCAGCCATTGGCCGTGTCGAAATCGTGATCGCGATAGACGCCATTCAGGAAGCCGGGCGCATCGTTGGTCAGCAGCTCCACCTCGATGCCGATCTCCTTCATCGCCTGGGCATAATACTCGGCCCAGAGCTGGGTGTACTCACCCCAGGGAGCCGGACGGTGACGCAGCTTCAGGCGGACACCGTCGGCATCCGGCTTGTAGCCTGCCTCATCAAGCAAAGCCTTGGCTTTTTCGACATCGTAGGGATAGGTCTGTACATCGTCCGTGTAGTTTACACCGCCGGTTGACGGAACCGGTCCTTTGCCCGGCTTTGCAAACCCACGCATGATGGTCTGGATGGCGTCATCGATGTTCAGCCCGTGAGCGATGGCCTGGCGCACGCGCAGGTCAGCCAGCGGCTCGCTGCGGTGATTGAACTCCAGGGTCGTGTGAGCGACATTGTTCTCATAACCCTGCGTGCCGACCGTGAAACGGTCATCCTTGGACAAACGCTCCACATCGGCCATCGAGACGCCGATGAAACCGGATTCGTGGATCTCGCCCGTTTCAAGCGCCGCGGCGGCAGCCGAGCGGTCCTTGATGAAACGCCAGACGATGCGATCAAGGTAGGGATATTCTTCACCGCGCCAATAATCGTCATTGCGTTCGGCCATGACATACTGGCCACGCTCATATTCAACGAACTTGAAAGGCCCTGTACCGACCGGTGCGGTGTTGTACGGGTTTTTCAGAATATCCGTGCCTTCATAGAGATGTTTGGGCATCGGATGACCAAGGTCCGGCATAGCCGCGACCATCAGGTCCAGAGGCATCGGTTTTGAATATTTGAAGACGGCCGTATGCGGATCGGGGCAGTCCACCGCCTCAAGATTCTGCTGCAGCGTGGAGGAGTAGTTCAGCAGCTCCTTCCACATGTTCATTGCGGTGAAGGACACATCATCGCAGGTGAACGGCTTGCCATCGTGCCAGTTCACGCCTTCGCGCAGCTTGAATGTGATTTCCAACCCGTCGTCGGAGGATGACCAGTCCGTCGCCAGCACGCCGACAACGCCGTCATAGGTCTTGTCGATCAGCGGCTCGACGATCTTGCCGCTCATGTAATAGACGCCGGTCGAAGCGCGCAGTGCCGGGTTCAGTGTGCGTTGCTCCGAGACAACATGTATCACGGCTGTCCCGCCGCGCTTGGGATCCTCCGAAGCGGCCGGCAGTGTGGAGGCGAGGACAGCAGCTCCCGCCATCAAAACACTCAGCCTCTTTAAATCAAAACTCATTTCCATTGCTCCTTCCGGTTCACCGAACGTATTTGATTATTGCGTTGCCCCATTTATGGCGAAACAATCACCTATAATTCGGCATCGTTGTCAAGTCTTGTTCTATTAATTGTTTGAATTCTGCAAATTTTGCCTATTATGTAGCTCAAGATGAGTAAGTTGTGCTAAATTATTAGTCAGCTGGCGTTGCGGCACAGTCGATATGAGGCCCCGGTACCAGGCCTTTGCGGGATGTTTATCAACGGGAGATGCGAAGGTGTCCAGTCCAATCGGGAAAGTAGATTTTGCGACCGCACTGGTTCAGGGCCGGAAAACCGGCACGGGAAAATTGCCGCCAGACGGAAAAGCAACCGATCATTGCGCGCGTTTGAGGAGTAAGACGTGACCCGAAGCCCACGCAAGAATCCCGGCAAAAAGTCCGCTGAAAACGTGACCTTCGACAAAGTCGACCGCCACATCCTCGATATCCTTCAGGGTGACAGCGATCGGCCGATCAATTCAATCGCCGAAGAGGTTGGTTTGAGCCCTACACCCTGCTGGCGACGCGTCAAGCGCCTGGAAGATGCCGGCGTCATCCAGCGGCGGGTGGCGATCGTTGATCAGCGCCGCGCAAATGTTCCGATGACAATCTTCGTCGGCATCACTGCGCCCAGGCACGCCAAGGGCTGGCTGACCGATTTTCACGCGCTCATAGAGCGTATTCCCGAGGTGGTGGAAGCCTACCGGCTGACCGGCGACACCGACTATATTCTGAAGATCGTGGTTCCGGATATCGACCACTACGACCTCGTCTACAAGACGATGATCGACCAACTGGATTTCTCCCAGGTCAGTGCATCGATCTCCATGGAAGAGCTGAAGTTCACCACCGCGATCCCAACCAAGTATCTTTGACCGGTTGAGGGGCGGATTTGCGCATCAGTCGCGTTTGCCGGCAGTCGACATTTTGCGCGCCGGATCGTAAAGGCCGCCGCCAAGGTTTTCATGCCCCCACTGCATGATCTGAAGCAACACCGGCTCCAGTTCTCTGCCGGTGTCCGTCAGGAAATAGCGATAGCGGACAGGGCGGTCCTGATAGGCCTCCCGCTGGACAAGCCCCCACTGCATCAGCCTTTTGAGACGCTGCGAGAGCTGATTGGTCGGCATGCGCTCGTCGCTGGTCTGCAGATCCTGAAAGGTATGTTTGCCGTGCCACATCAGATCTCGGACGATAAGCAGAGTCCAACGGTCTCCCAGCAATTCAAGACTGCGGGCGATGGAACACCGTGAGCGGAAGTCGTGATTCATGTCCATGCAGACGCCCTTTCCCGTTCCCGGCAGAATACGTCACCGACTTTCAAAACGAAAGCTTGTTTTCCGAAGTTACTTTCGTTATGAAAGTGACTAATTTCATCGCCCCATGGGAGCCATCATGCCGACTATCGGAAATACCCCGCTGATCAAGCTGGAACGATTGACCGATAAGGACAGCGCGGATGTCTACGTCAAATGGGAAGGCGCAAACCCCACCGGGAGCATGAAGGACCGCATGGCTCTTTCGATGATCGAAGGGGCAGAACGGCGTGGCGACCTAAAACCGGGCGGACGCGTGGTGGAGTATACCGGCGGCAGCACCGGCAGTTCGCTGGCGATGGTCTGCACCATTCGCGGATATGAGGCATATTTTGTTTCCTCCAACGGCTTTTCGGAGGAAAAACTGAAGACGATGCGGGCCTTTGGCGCCGAGGTCGAGATCGTCCATGCAGAGGACGGCGTTCTGACCGCCGGGATAATCGACCGTATGATCGCCCGCACGCGGACCCTCGCAGATGAGCCCGGAACGTTCTGGCCGGATCAGGTAAATAATCCTGACAACAGGCGCGGCTACCGTGGCATGGGACGCGAAATCCTTGAACAGGTGAAGGTCCCGGTGGACGAGTTTGTTATGGCGGCGGGCGGTGGCGGATGTATCTCTGGCAATGCGGAAATCCTGAAAAGCCGCAATCCGGAGACACACGTCGTGGCGGTCGAACCCTATCATGTGCGCAACATATCGGGAGGCGACACTGGCGGCACGCACAAGCTCGAGGGTATCGGCCTGTCCTTCGTCCCGAGCATCCTGCGAACAGACCTCATCGATGACGTTATGCCGGTCAGGGACGAAGACGCCTATTGGGGCGCACGTCAACTGGCGCGGAAGGAAGGGCTGATCTGCGGAGTGACATCGGGCGCCAATATCTGGGCCGCCCTCCAGCGCGCAAAACACCTCGGACCCGACAAAACGATCGTTACCGTGATTATAGACAGCGGCCTGCGCTATCTGAACGGCGATCTGTATCAATGATATCATCTGCGGAATGATTGCCCACTTCAAACCTCATCCGGAGGGGTGCCGCGGATTGGACGGATGGCCGCTTTGACAACCCAACGACGACACATCACTTGTTCAACGGATAGAAGAAAGCCTACCCGTTGAATAACCTGACACTGAAAATTGGAGATCAGACCACCGCCTGTCGAACCGGAGGGGCCGGTCCATCCACAGTCGTTTTGCTGTCCGGGCTCGGCGAAGGCATGAAAACCTGGGATGGCATCGCCTCAAGCCTGGAATCGCACGTTCAAATATTCACCTATGATCGGCCCGGATATGGCGGCAGCTCCCACCCGCCTGATTGCAAGGACAGCCGTGACGGCCGATTTGTCGCAGATCATCTCAAGGCATGTCTGGACGCGGCGGAAATTCAGCCTCCCTACATCCTCACCGGTCACTCAATGGGCGGGTTATATGCACTGGCTTTTGTCAAGGCACATCGCGAGCTGGTTTCGGGCCTTGTGCTTATCGATAGCCGCATGCCAGCATTCTCTTCGGCGTGCCTGAGCGCCGGGCTTTCCCCGGAGCCGCGCTGGTTCTTCAAATTGTTGTTTCCGCGCCAGTTGAAGGCCGAAGTGAGAGGAGCGATAGCGGCGGAACAACAAGCCGCACGCCCTGAGGACCTCCACGGTTTGCCGGTGACCGCCATCGTCGCATCAAGACGCGACAAAGGCATGAGCGAACCGATGTTCGAGATTTTCCGGCAGTTGCAGTTAGATTTCGTCCGTCAGACCGAACTCGGACGCGTGGTAATTTCCGAATCGAGTGGTCACTATGTCCATCAAGAAGACCCTTCACTGGTGACCGAAGAAATCCTGCGAGTAGCTCGTGAACATTAGAGTGCAATCGCGGCCTTTCGCGTCGAGCGACCTTTCCGTCTGTCTGGCGATATTCGACAGTAATGTTCCGACCTACTTTGCGCGGCAGGAACGCAGCGATTTTTGCACATATCTGGAAAGCGTCGATGCCGGCGACAGTCCCTATCTGGTGCTTGTCCGGGATGATCTGGTGGTCGCTTGCGGCGGGCTAATTATCGAACCAGGCAAGCGCAAGGCCCATCTTGCCTGGGGAATGGTCGACAGGTCGTTTCACCGGCAGGGGGTCGGAACACGGTTGACGCAGGAAAGGCTGGCCTTGGCGCGGGCCATACCGGATATCGAACAGCTGGAGCTGGCGACAAGTCAGCACACCCACGGGTTTTATGAGGGTTTCGGCTTCACTGTCTCAAAAATCACGCCTGACGGCCACGCTCCCGGGCTGGATCGCTGGGATATGGTGCTGCATTTGAGATAGGCGCCGCCTTTGCGGCAAACACACGCGGCTCCGCGTCGGCATGGACTTTAAAACGCATCTGTGTTTTCAGTTCACCGTGATGACCTTGTTTCAGAAACCGTGCGACCACCATAGGGGTCGAATTATATTCCCG
This portion of the Hoeflea prorocentri genome encodes:
- a CDS encoding L-2-amino-thiazoline-4-carboxylic acid hydrolase, with protein sequence MKDLPILERRRIEALILKHVYDVIKERSGADEAEAVIGETCSRSAIEQGKTFADEHDHAPTLADFAAIMPNWTKEDALQIEPLEMTDEKMDFNVTRCRYAEMYKEMGLGDIGHLLSCNRDGDFCIGYNPDIELTRTQTIMKGASHCDFRYRMKNNGK
- a CDS encoding NAD(P)/FAD-dependent oxidoreductase, whose protein sequence is MTGSADIPPSIWAQTAPARSAAPALSGDIETDVVIIGGGFSGLSTALHLAHKGISVTVLEAKSVGWGASGRNNGQVIPTLTAAEPDALVQRYGDAGERFARLIGNSASLLFDLVRRENIEAEAEQTGWFQPAHSPGRIKLSQRRVEAWQRFGFPAELLDRQQASELLGTDFWYGGMLNPTGGHVNPLALARGMAAAAERAGAVIHENTPATEWRREKGSWQILTAQGSVTARAFILAANAYVGELAPGLAPRLARSIVPVLSWQMATEPIGDNHRKVLLPGRQAVSDTRGDLRFFRYDARNRLITGGAVIGQWNAKKRVQAKTAANLAEAFPDLGTQTMTHVWSGYIGMNWDRFPRVHKLGPDAWAWTACNGRGVALGVSLGRELAEVVSGTPENELALPISEIKPLPIHNLVRKVAPAYLAWLQRADRSEPKL
- a CDS encoding aminotransferase class V-fold PLP-dependent enzyme, which gives rise to MGTMTFDDIHQALVGEGAMIPGPFGPRALIYADYVASGRSLRFIEDAIRTRVLPYYGNTHTETSYTGRHTTQLRELARKAVGEAMGADENHAVIFAGSGSTAASDKLVRALALNYDLTKGVVFVGPYEHHSNDLPWRECGAKVVRIPLDADGMICLSALKEALQENAEAEPKIGTFSAASNVTGVKSDIRALAQTMHAHGGIFICDFAAAGPYLPVDMRESQPGAADRVDAGFLSPHKFPGGPSASGILVADKHLFGTPRPTVVGGGTVSYVTADDLSYVTDPQRREEAGTPGIIEDIRAGLVMALKTELGAEAIAEREGQLADRLDVALRGIDGVHVLGPSQVPRIGIFSFNISQRGQWLHHNYVVALLNDLFGIQARGGCSCAGPYAHTLLVLDGMQAARHEHAVKRGLQAFRPGWARLGVNYFFTEEMVDQIAEAIRFIAENGLSLLSLYRLDVKTGVWRANMRAPENLSSISELWTQTGPAAPAPVPTFDECMAEARALAERGRDQAIIASEPLDSEAQALRWFWMPDDAPFEAVHGAA
- a CDS encoding ABC transporter ATP-binding protein — protein: MTSNAPVLELQGLKIALPEGADRPFALEGLDLTINAGEIVCLVGESGSGKSLSAGAVMRLLPEPHVHVAGGKVLFEGQDLYALSEAEMKAMRGDRIAMIFQEPMTALNPQKTVGWQIDEVLRLHTGDGRKQRKARALEMLEKVHIPDPASAYNAYPHQISGGQRQRVMIAMSLVLSPRLIIADEPTTALDVTTQLQILKLIRELQEDQGSGVLFITHDFGVVAEIADRVAVLRQGEMVEQGPADEVLNRPSHPYTQALIAAVPDLTPPEPKNTLDAPVVLRGESLNKTFAARGGLLSGRRKATIAVKDLSFDLHKGETLGVVGESGSGKTTVSRIVTRLLEANSGAVEVNGRDLLAASHRELRDMRRDIQMVFQDPMASLNPRKRVVDIIAQGPVVHGTPAAQARERARELLEMVELSPAAADRFPHEFSGGQRQRIGIARALAMDPKVIVADEPVSALDVSVQAQVLKLLADLRNRLSLSLLFVTHDLRVAAQLCDRIIVMQHGEIVEAGVTANVFADPQSAYTRKLLASIPGRDWTPPVIQGDAA
- a CDS encoding ABC transporter permease yields the protein MTLLSSDTVPAKEPARFLVFWRRFKRSRTALLGLILFILVVLMALTAGLVEPDDPLRRAGDPLTPPFQNWLTPLGTDQLGRDILAGIFHGARISLMIGVVATLLSIGIGVVIGALSGYFGGWIDDVLMRITEAFQTVPNFVLLLTLVAILGSSIEYIILAIGIVSWTAPARMVRAEFMSLRGREFVDAARNLGVSNSAIIFKEILPNALPPIIVYASVIMALSILLESALAFLGLGDPNYASWGNMIGQGRSVLRTAAYCAVIPGLAIVFTVLSFSLLGEGLNDALNPRQKKQ
- a CDS encoding ABC transporter permease, which codes for MSFQVPPILAYALRRLLQAVPVIILIMIGTFLLVKLAPGDTVDALVGDMGGADAKFIENLRIEYGLDKPVWVQLWTYMAKLAQFDFGWSFVYEQPVSTVLMDRLWVTMTLMSGSLFFAFTIGIALGALAAWRVNSLTDNVISTLGLIFYATPSFFLSLMMIVLFSVKLGWLPVAGIKTIGGFYTGWDYVLDVAKHLVMPIAALSLIYLSFYLRLMRASVLEISDLDYVRTARAKGADGARLMFHHIIRNALLPVVTLLGVQFSAVLGGSVIVETIFSLPGLGQLAYQSVVQRDMNTLMGIIFLSSIIVVLVNFFTDLLYARLDSRIELA
- a CDS encoding ABC transporter substrate-binding protein produces the protein MAGAAVLASTLPAASEDPKRGGTAVIHVVSEQRTLNPALRASTGVYYMSGKIVEPLIDKTYDGVVGVLATDWSSSDDGLEITFKLREGVNWHDGKPFTCDDVSFTAMNMWKELLNYSSTLQQNLEAVDCPDPHTAVFKYSKPMPLDLMVAAMPDLGHPMPKHLYEGTDILKNPYNTAPVGTGPFKFVEYERGQYVMAERNDDYWRGEEYPYLDRIVWRFIKDRSAAAAALETGEIHESGFIGVSMADVERLSKDDRFTVGTQGYENNVAHTTLEFNHRSEPLADLRVRQAIAHGLNIDDAIQTIMRGFAKPGKGPVPSTGGVNYTDDVQTYPYDVEKAKALLDEAGYKPDADGVRLKLRHRPAPWGEYTQLWAEYYAQAMKEIGIEVELLTNDAPGFLNGVYRDHDFDTANGWHQFRSDPAVSTMVWLRSGAPVGTPWTNQFGWQSDEMDKMIDDAASELDPEKRAAMYHAIQAKAMAELPVLFAIEHPFISVTSKKLKNHHNTPRWNSSSWYDLWLDE
- a CDS encoding Lrp/AsnC family transcriptional regulator, with the protein product MTRSPRKNPGKKSAENVTFDKVDRHILDILQGDSDRPINSIAEEVGLSPTPCWRRVKRLEDAGVIQRRVAIVDQRRANVPMTIFVGITAPRHAKGWLTDFHALIERIPEVVEAYRLTGDTDYILKIVVPDIDHYDLVYKTMIDQLDFSQVSASISMEELKFTTAIPTKYL
- a CDS encoding winged helix-turn-helix transcriptional regulator; translation: MDMNHDFRSRCSIARSLELLGDRWTLLIVRDLMWHGKHTFQDLQTSDERMPTNQLSQRLKRLMQWGLVQREAYQDRPVRYRYFLTDTGRELEPVLLQIMQWGHENLGGGLYDPARKMSTAGKRD